A section of the Deinococcus taeanensis genome encodes:
- a CDS encoding ABC-F family ATP-binding cassette domain-containing protein: MLMLSGVARAFADRTVFAGVELTLGAGDRLALVGENGSGKSTLLRVMAGLDAPDAGVVTRAGRVALLAQAQALRGSVLEAVMPPALTAAQVAFDAASAGLAAGTDAALLAFAEAEEQYRLMGGYDFAARAAAVLSGLALNPAARADRLSGGQARRALLAALLLAPAQVYLLDEPTNHLDAEGAAWLEGWIRASGAAFVLASHDRAFLDAVATGVAELERGTLSVYPGNYSEAMALKATLREVQARDFEAYRRRRSALNEERRRLNSRGAVEENRARARDNDKFLSSHKAGRAQVLFSNRARAMGRQIERLDEQAPDRPFRDARSLRLTLPPVPPGPLEVLTVRGLGVARSGRAVLSDVCLHVRRGDRAALTGPNGAGKSTLLRALCGDLPHTGQVTWGAGLSVTFTGQHGEELTGLRTVGDALLDANGRLSPHQLHEVAAALEVPGGPDFPVADLSGGQRTRLSLARLSVTRSQVLLLDEPTNHLDVRAIEALDALLLAFPGTVLLASHDRALVERVATRRWAVGEGRVTPG; this comes from the coding sequence ATGCTGATGTTGAGTGGGGTCGCGCGCGCGTTCGCGGACCGGACAGTCTTTGCAGGGGTGGAACTCACGCTGGGCGCCGGCGACCGGCTGGCGCTGGTGGGCGAGAACGGAAGTGGAAAAAGTACGCTGCTGCGCGTGATGGCGGGTCTGGACGCCCCGGATGCGGGCGTGGTGACCCGTGCGGGGCGCGTGGCCCTGCTGGCGCAGGCGCAGGCCCTGCGGGGCTCGGTGCTGGAGGCGGTCATGCCGCCTGCGCTCACTGCCGCGCAGGTGGCGTTCGACGCGGCGTCCGCCGGGCTGGCCGCCGGGACGGACGCCGCGCTGCTGGCCTTCGCAGAGGCAGAGGAACAGTACCGCCTGATGGGCGGGTATGACTTCGCGGCGCGGGCCGCGGCGGTCCTGTCTGGTCTGGCCCTGAATCCAGCGGCTCGTGCGGACCGGCTGTCGGGTGGGCAGGCGCGGCGGGCGCTGCTGGCGGCACTGCTGCTTGCTCCGGCGCAGGTGTATCTGCTTGACGAACCGACCAACCACCTGGATGCAGAGGGCGCCGCGTGGCTTGAAGGGTGGATCCGGGCGTCCGGCGCGGCATTCGTGCTGGCCAGTCATGACCGGGCGTTCCTGGACGCCGTGGCGACCGGCGTGGCGGAGCTGGAGCGCGGCACCCTGAGCGTGTATCCCGGGAACTACTCGGAGGCGATGGCATTGAAAGCCACGCTGCGGGAAGTGCAGGCGCGGGATTTCGAGGCGTACCGCCGCCGGCGCTCGGCGCTGAATGAGGAGCGGCGGCGCCTGAACAGCAGAGGGGCGGTGGAGGAGAACCGGGCCCGCGCGCGGGACAACGACAAGTTTCTGTCCAGCCACAAGGCCGGGCGGGCGCAGGTGCTGTTCTCGAACCGGGCGCGGGCCATGGGCCGGCAGATTGAGCGGCTTGATGAGCAGGCGCCGGACCGCCCGTTCCGGGACGCGCGGTCGCTGCGCCTGACGTTGCCGCCGGTGCCGCCCGGTCCCCTGGAAGTCCTCACCGTCCGTGGCCTGGGCGTGGCGCGCTCGGGCAGGGCCGTGCTGTCGGACGTGTGCCTGCACGTGCGGCGTGGGGACCGTGCGGCACTGACCGGCCCGAACGGCGCCGGCAAGAGCACCCTGCTGCGCGCCCTCTGCGGCGACCTGCCCCACACCGGGCAGGTGACCTGGGGCGCCGGGCTGAGCGTGACGTTCACCGGGCAGCATGGGGAGGAACTGACCGGGCTGCGCACGGTGGGAGACGCCCTGCTGGACGCCAACGGGCGGCTTTCCCCGCACCAGTTGCACGAGGTGGCCGCGGCGCTGGAGGTTCCGGGGGGACCAGACTTTCCGGTGGCGGACCTGTCGGGCGGCCAGCGGACCCGCCTGAGCCTGGCGCGCCTGAGTGTGACGCGCTCGCAGGTGCTGCTGCTGGATGAACCCACCAATCACCTGGACGTGCGGGCGATTGAGGCGCTGGATGCGTTGCTGCTGGCGTTCCCGGGGACGGTGCTGCTGGCCAGCCACGACCGCGCCCTGGTGGAGCGCGTCGCCACGCGGCGCTGGGCGGTCGGGGAGGGCCGCGTCACGCCAGGCTGA
- a CDS encoding bifunctional metallophosphatase/5'-nucleotidase — MKKNLLLVGAALSLSSCATLLGPSTADVTVIGVNDFHGNLLPTSFRVPDPADRTKTLTVQAGGIDTIGGVLADARRANPNTVFVGVGDMTGASPLVSALLRDEPTINALNQLGMAVNVVGNHEFDNGVTELMRYQKGGCDSNAPERACKFNPTFAGASFPYIAANVLDEKTGQPILPAYKIVKVGPARIAFVGAVLKDTPTVVTPSGVAGLRFADEVESINRVLPDIKRQRPDAIIALVHQGGTSKEAFDVVDCKTLTGDIVKIAQSLDPSIGAIMTGHTHRGYNCVVPDPAGRPRVVIQGDSYGHLLQRLDLQVDTRLHRLLSVKASNVVVDAAKQAKDPALTALVTKARELTDPLSKQVVATLGVEQITRTANAAGESQLGDVIADSQLAAAAPADKGGAVIAFMNPGGIRADLPVNVPNAGKTVTYGDVFTVQPFGNVMMVITLTGAQIKAALEQQFDNPGAGQNRILQVSRGFTYTWDNSKPKGEKVSDVKLNGQPLDPSASYRVTMNNFLADGGDGFTVFAQGTSRLGGNVDLDAFQTYLKAAAVTPEPLNRITRLN, encoded by the coding sequence ATGAAAAAGAACCTCCTTCTGGTCGGCGCCGCGCTGAGCCTGAGCAGCTGCGCCACGCTCCTGGGGCCCTCCACCGCCGACGTCACCGTCATCGGCGTGAACGACTTCCACGGCAACCTGCTGCCCACCAGCTTCCGCGTGCCTGACCCCGCCGACCGCACCAAGACCCTGACCGTACAGGCCGGGGGCATCGACACGATCGGCGGCGTCCTCGCCGACGCCCGGCGCGCCAACCCCAACACCGTGTTCGTGGGCGTGGGCGACATGACCGGTGCCAGCCCCCTCGTCAGCGCCCTGCTGCGCGACGAACCCACCATCAACGCCCTGAATCAGCTGGGCATGGCCGTGAACGTCGTCGGCAACCACGAGTTCGACAACGGGGTGACCGAACTCATGCGCTACCAGAAAGGCGGCTGCGACAGCAACGCCCCTGAACGCGCCTGCAAGTTCAACCCCACCTTCGCCGGCGCCAGCTTCCCGTACATCGCCGCCAACGTCCTCGACGAGAAGACCGGCCAGCCCATCCTGCCCGCCTACAAGATCGTGAAGGTCGGCCCGGCCCGCATCGCGTTCGTGGGCGCCGTCCTGAAGGACACCCCCACGGTCGTCACGCCCAGCGGCGTTGCCGGCCTGCGCTTCGCGGATGAAGTCGAGAGCATCAACCGCGTCCTGCCCGACATCAAACGCCAGCGGCCCGACGCGATCATCGCCCTCGTTCACCAGGGCGGCACCAGCAAGGAAGCCTTCGACGTCGTTGACTGCAAAACCCTCACCGGCGACATCGTCAAGATCGCCCAGAGCCTCGACCCGTCCATCGGCGCAATCATGACCGGCCACACCCACCGCGGCTACAACTGCGTCGTGCCTGACCCCGCCGGCCGGCCCCGCGTGGTGATTCAGGGCGACTCGTACGGGCACCTCCTCCAGCGCCTCGACCTGCAGGTCGACACGCGCCTGCACCGCCTGCTGAGCGTCAAGGCCAGCAACGTCGTCGTGGACGCGGCCAAACAGGCCAAAGACCCCGCCCTGACCGCCCTGGTCACCAAAGCCAGGGAACTCACCGACCCGCTGAGCAAGCAGGTCGTCGCCACCCTGGGCGTCGAGCAGATCACCCGCACCGCCAACGCCGCCGGCGAAAGTCAGCTTGGCGACGTGATCGCCGACAGCCAGCTCGCGGCCGCCGCGCCCGCCGACAAGGGCGGCGCCGTGATCGCCTTCATGAACCCCGGCGGCATCCGCGCCGACCTGCCCGTGAACGTCCCCAACGCCGGCAAAACCGTGACCTACGGCGACGTGTTCACCGTGCAGCCCTTCGGGAACGTGATGATGGTCATCACCCTCACCGGCGCGCAGATCAAGGCCGCGCTCGAGCAGCAGTTCGACAACCCCGGCGCCGGACAGAACCGCATCCTGCAGGTCAGCCGCGGCTTCACCTACACCTGGGACAACAGCAAACCCAAAGGTGAGAAGGTCAGTGACGTCAAGCTGAACGGTCAGCCGCTCGACCCGAGCGCCAGCTACCGCGTCACCATGAACAACTTCCTGGCCGACGGTGGCGACGGCTTCACGGTGTTCGCGCAGGGCACCAGCCGCCTTGGCGGCAACGTGGACCTCGACGCCTTCCAGACCTACCTGAAGGCCGCCGCTGTGACGCCCGAGCCTCTGAACCGGATTACCCGGCTGAACTGA
- a CDS encoding nitroreductase family protein, whose product MTATLSRTLNVKEAIETRRSIRKFVQEPLNQDDLHEILRLASLAPSAWNAQSWRFAVVQSPEVKEQLQAAAYGQGQVTNAPAVIVVYSDMEDTLATVEDTAHPGMGEQGRTGQRSTFDNVFGAQPVAQRGQWGLSQANIAFGFLMVAARGLGYDTVPMLGFDPAKVREILGLPEHVQFAGLLPLGKRAEDGFPHHRHSVERLTKFY is encoded by the coding sequence ATGACTGCAACGCTCTCCCGGACCCTGAACGTCAAAGAAGCCATCGAAACCCGCCGCAGCATCCGCAAATTCGTCCAGGAGCCCCTGAATCAGGACGACCTGCACGAAATCCTGCGCCTCGCCAGCCTGGCCCCCAGCGCCTGGAACGCCCAGTCCTGGCGCTTCGCCGTCGTGCAGAGCCCCGAAGTGAAAGAGCAGCTTCAGGCCGCCGCATACGGCCAGGGTCAGGTCACCAACGCCCCCGCCGTGATCGTGGTGTACAGCGACATGGAAGACACCCTCGCCACCGTCGAGGACACCGCCCACCCCGGCATGGGCGAGCAGGGCCGCACCGGCCAGCGCAGCACCTTCGACAACGTCTTCGGCGCCCAGCCCGTCGCCCAGCGCGGCCAGTGGGGCCTCAGCCAGGCGAACATCGCCTTCGGCTTCCTGATGGTCGCCGCCCGCGGCCTCGGCTACGACACCGTGCCCATGCTCGGCTTCGACCCCGCCAAGGTCCGCGAGATCCTCGGCCTGCCCGAGCACGTCCAGTTCGCCGGGCTGCTCCCCCTCGGCAAGCGCGCCGAGGACGGCTTCCCCCACCACCGCCACAGCGTCGAGCGCCTCACCAAGTTCTACTGA
- a CDS encoding winged helix-turn-helix transcriptional regulator: protein MSTEHTGFCPVYRAIGVLQEKWVLHIVRALLNGEKGFNELARAVGGCNSATLTQRLEHLEQLQLIHKRTEDSHGKLARSVYSLTPAGLELQSVIDAIGSWAQSHLHGPDAPAAAAALTTPC, encoded by the coding sequence ATGAGTACTGAACACACTGGTTTCTGCCCGGTTTACCGGGCCATCGGGGTGTTGCAGGAGAAATGGGTGCTGCACATCGTCCGCGCCCTGCTGAACGGCGAGAAAGGTTTCAATGAGCTGGCCCGCGCCGTCGGCGGCTGCAACAGCGCCACCCTCACGCAGCGGCTCGAGCACCTGGAACAGCTTCAGCTGATTCACAAGCGCACCGAAGACAGCCACGGCAAACTCGCCCGCAGCGTCTACAGCCTCACCCCCGCCGGCCTGGAACTCCAGAGCGTCATTGACGCCATCGGCAGCTGGGCCCAGTCCCACCTGCACGGCCCCGACGCCCCGGCCGCCGCCGCTGCCCTCACCACCCCCTGCTGA
- a CDS encoding GrpB family protein — MAPKAILIVPPDPHWAARFLTLATPIRTHLPAGAQLHHIGSTSVPGLSAKNVIDVQIGLPDLSSAAAVLVVLDALGYPPRPAVTADHLPPGQTLDPRELAKAYAARPQDVHVHIREVGRFNHRYPLLMRDFLRAAPPAAAAYGEVKRQLAQLHPQDAEAYYAVKDPVMDLIIAGAEQWARRTGWTLPASDA, encoded by the coding sequence GTGGCACCCAAAGCCATTCTCATCGTGCCGCCCGATCCACACTGGGCGGCACGCTTCCTTACCCTGGCCACCCCCATCCGTACCCACCTGCCCGCCGGCGCGCAGCTGCACCACATCGGCTCCACCAGCGTGCCCGGGCTGAGCGCCAAAAACGTCATCGACGTGCAGATCGGCCTGCCCGACCTGAGCAGCGCAGCCGCAGTCCTGGTTGTCCTGGACGCCCTGGGCTACCCACCCCGCCCAGCCGTCACGGCTGATCACCTGCCCCCAGGGCAGACCCTCGACCCGCGCGAATTGGCCAAGGCGTACGCCGCGCGCCCGCAGGACGTGCACGTTCACATCCGCGAGGTGGGCCGCTTCAACCACCGCTACCCGCTGCTGATGCGGGACTTCCTGCGCGCCGCGCCCCCGGCGGCCGCTGCGTACGGCGAAGTCAAACGTCAACTGGCCCAGCTGCACCCGCAGGACGCGGAGGCCTACTACGCCGTGAAGGACCCGGTCATGGACCTCATCATCGCTGGGGCCGAACAGTGGGCGCGGCGCACCGGCTGGACCCTCCCGGCCAGTGACGCCTGA